Below is a genomic region from Mycolicibacterium neworleansense.
TCAAACCCCGATTGGCTCGTTCGCGAACACTGGGAGGACCGCGGCATGACCACCGAATCGACAGCCACCCCCGCGCAGCAGATCGCTGCCGGTTACGCAGTCGAAGGCCAGGCGTTGGAATTGGGAACGGTGGTGGTCGATGGCACCGTGGACCCGACCGCACAGGTCCGCATCCCGTTGGCCACGGTCAACCGGCACGGGCTGATCGCGGGTGCCACCGGTACCGGCAAGACCAAGACGCTGCAGGTGATCGCCGAACAGTTGTCGGCGGCCGGCGTTCCGGTGGTGATGGCCGACGTGAAGGGTGACCTGTCCGGCCTCTCGGCGCCGGGTGCTGCCGACGAGAAGACCGATCAGCGCGCCAAGGACACCGGCGACAGTTGGACGCCGACTGCCTTTCCGGTCGAGTTCCTGTCACTGGGCACCGAGGGTATCGGCGTTCCGGTCCGGGCCACGATCACCAGCTTCGGGCCGATCCTGTTGTCAAAGGTATTGGGGCTCAACACCACCCAGGAGTCAACGCTGGGCCTGATCTTCCACTGGGCCGATCAGAAGGGCCTGCCCCTGCTGGACATCAAGGATCTGCGTTCGGTGATCCAGTTCCTCACCAGCGACGAGGGCAAGCCCGAACTCAAGGCACTGGGTGCGGTGTCGACCACGACGGCGGGCGTCATCCTGCGGGCGTTGGTCAACCTGGAGGCCGAGGGCGCCGACTCGTTCTTCGGCGAACCCGAGCTGGAGCCCAAGGATCTGCTGCGCACCGACGCTCAGGGCCGCGGCATCATCAGCCTGCTCGAGCTGGGTGCGCAGGCGGCGCGGCCGGTGATGTTCTCGACGTTTTTGATGTGGGTGCTGGCCGACCTGTTCACGTCGCTGCCCGAGGTCGGTGACGTCGACAAGCCCAAGTTGGTCTTCATCTTCGACGAGGCGCATCTGCTGTTCGCCGACGCATCCAAGGCGTTCCTCGAACAGGTCGAGCAGACCGTCAAGCTGATCCGGTCGAAAGGCGTCGGCGTGTTCTTCTGCACGCAGCTGCCCACCGACGTGCCCAACGAGGTGCTCTCGCAGCTGGGTGCACGGGTGCAGCACGCGTTGCGCGCCTTCACCCCGGATGACCAGAAGGCCCTGTCGAAGACGGTGCGCACCTATCCGAAGACCGACGTCTACGACCTGGAGAAGGCGCTGACGTCACTGGGTATCGGCGAGGCGGTCGTCACCGTGCTCTCGGAGCGGGGTGCGCCGACGCCGGTGGCCTGGACCCGGATGCGGGCTCCGCGCTCGTTGATGGACACGATCGGCAACGACGCGATCACCGCCGCCGCCAAGGCCAGCCCGCTGCAGGCCACCTACGGCCAGACCGTGGACCGGGATTCGGCCTACGAGCGGTTGGCCGCCAAGCTGGCGCCGCCGCCCTCGCCCGAGGATCCGGGCGGCTTCGCCGGGGTCGAGGCGTCCGGCGACATCGAGCCGATGCCGGCGCCCGCACAGCCCGCGGAGCCCGGGTTCTTCGACAAGATGATGGCCAGCCCGGCGTTCAAGAGCGCCATGCGCTCGGCGGGCACCGTCATCGGCCGTGAGATCACCCGCAGCATCTTCGGGACGGGTCGCCGCCGCTAGTCCGAGCGTTGAGATTGCACTGAGGGCTGTGGTTCGGCAAGAACCACAGCCCTCAGTGCAATGTCGAAACGGCGAATGCTCTAGCCGCCGCCGAGCTTCTTGTAGACGGCGCCGACGATCGGGGTGACGATGGCCCGCGGGGCGTAGCCGCTGGCCATCGACATGGCCTTGGACGTCACGCCGGGCACCACCCGCATCTTGTTCTTGTCCAGGCCGTCCAGCGACAGCTTGGCGGTGTATTCGGTTGAGATCCAGAGGAAGTCGGGGATCAGCCGTTCGACCAGCGACTGCTCGGACTCGTCGGGCAGGTCGGTGCGCACCGGGCCGGGCGCCAACACCGTGACATGCACGCCCGCGCCCTTGAGCTCGCCGCGCAGCGACTCGCTGAATGTGTTGGCGAAGGCCTTGGAGGCCGCGTAGGTGGCGTTGTTCGGGATCGGTGAATTGCCTGCCGCCGAGCCGGAGATGAGGATTCCGCCGGAGCCGCGCTTGACCATGCCGGGCAGCACGGCCAGCACCAGGTCGTGCACACCGAGGACGTTGAGCTGCACCTGGGCCTTCTCACCGGCCGGGTCCAGATCGATGACCGGGCCGAAGGTCGCGGTGCCTGCGTTGGCGCACAGGATGGAGATTTCCCGCTGGGCCAGTTCGTCGCACAGCGCGTCCCTGGCGGCCGGGTCGGTGAGGTCGACGGCGCGCACCTCGACGGTCACCCCGTAGCGCTCGGTGAGCCGCTGCGCCAGCGACGTCAGCACGTCCTCGCGTCGCGCGGTGATGATCAGGTGGTGGCCGCGGGCGGCGAGCTCGGTGGCCAACGCTTCGCCGATGTTCTGCGAGGCGCCGGTGACGACGGCACGGGCATCCGGACTGGGTGCGGGTACGGGCATGGCGCCAATCCTAGAAGGAGCCGAAACCCATAAGGTGGCGGTCATGACTAACCCCGGGCGGGCGAGGGTGCTCGCGTGGGCATTGTGGGACTGCGGTGCGACGGGCCTGAACGCCATCGTCGTCACCTTCGTGTTCTCGGTGTACCTGACCGGAAGTGTCGGTTCGGACCTCCCGGGTGACACCACGCCGGCCAGCTGGCTGGGGCGCGCGATGACGATCGCCGGTCTCGTGGTGGCCCTTCTGGCGCCGGTTACCGGCATCTGGGTCGACGCGCCGGCGCGTCGGCGCCGGGTGCTGGCTGTGATGACCGGTCTGGCCGTCGTGTTCACCTCGGCGATGAGCCTGATCCGCGATGACCACCGTTACCTGATGCCCGGGCTCGTGCTGCTGGCCTGCACGGCCGCCTGTAACGAGCTGGCCACGGTGCCCTACAACGCCATGCTGCGACAGCTGTCCACGCCGGCCACGTCCGGACGGATCTCCGGCCTCGGCCTGGCGCTGGGTTACGGGGGCAGTGTTGTGTTGTTGCTGCTGGCCTACGTCGGGTTCATCGCCGGCGACGGGGACACCCGCGGGCTGCTGGGTATCCCGGCCGCGGACGGGCAGAACGTGCGGGCGGTGATGCTGCTCACCGCGGTCTGGTTCGTGTTGTTCGCGTTGCCGATCTTCGTGATGGTGCCGCGGGTCCCAGATGCGGTCCCGGTCGAACGTGTCGGGTTCTTCG
It encodes:
- a CDS encoding helicase HerA-like domain-containing protein, with product MTTESTATPAQQIAAGYAVEGQALELGTVVVDGTVDPTAQVRIPLATVNRHGLIAGATGTGKTKTLQVIAEQLSAAGVPVVMADVKGDLSGLSAPGAADEKTDQRAKDTGDSWTPTAFPVEFLSLGTEGIGVPVRATITSFGPILLSKVLGLNTTQESTLGLIFHWADQKGLPLLDIKDLRSVIQFLTSDEGKPELKALGAVSTTTAGVILRALVNLEAEGADSFFGEPELEPKDLLRTDAQGRGIISLLELGAQAARPVMFSTFLMWVLADLFTSLPEVGDVDKPKLVFIFDEAHLLFADASKAFLEQVEQTVKLIRSKGVGVFFCTQLPTDVPNEVLSQLGARVQHALRAFTPDDQKALSKTVRTYPKTDVYDLEKALTSLGIGEAVVTVLSERGAPTPVAWTRMRAPRSLMDTIGNDAITAAAKASPLQATYGQTVDRDSAYERLAAKLAPPPSPEDPGGFAGVEASGDIEPMPAPAQPAEPGFFDKMMASPAFKSAMRSAGTVIGREITRSIFGTGRRR
- the cmrA gene encoding mycolate reductase (Catalyzes the final step in mycolic acid biosynthesis.) — protein: MPVPAPSPDARAVVTGASQNIGEALATELAARGHHLIITARREDVLTSLAQRLTERYGVTVEVRAVDLTDPAARDALCDELAQREISILCANAGTATFGPVIDLDPAGEKAQVQLNVLGVHDLVLAVLPGMVKRGSGGILISGSAAGNSPIPNNATYAASKAFANTFSESLRGELKGAGVHVTVLAPGPVRTDLPDESEQSLVERLIPDFLWISTEYTAKLSLDGLDKNKMRVVPGVTSKAMSMASGYAPRAIVTPIVGAVYKKLGGG
- a CDS encoding MFS transporter, which translates into the protein MTNPGRARVLAWALWDCGATGLNAIVVTFVFSVYLTGSVGSDLPGDTTPASWLGRAMTIAGLVVALLAPVTGIWVDAPARRRRVLAVMTGLAVVFTSAMSLIRDDHRYLMPGLVLLACTAACNELATVPYNAMLRQLSTPATSGRISGLGLALGYGGSVVLLLLAYVGFIAGDGDTRGLLGIPAADGQNVRAVMLLTAVWFVLFALPIFVMVPRVPDAVPVERVGFFGAYRKLWAEIREEWRRDHNVVYYLVASAVFRDGLAGVFAFGAVLGVNVYGISEADVLLFGISACVVAAFGAVTGGQLDDRVGSKPVIVGSLVSLIVVGLSLLVLSGPVAFWVCGLLLCLFIGPTLSSARTLMLRITADGKEGVAFGLYTTVGRAASFLAPWLFFTFIDFFGTDRAGMGGLVLVLVVGLAGMLAVKTPSRLPVSRASTS